In Myxocyprinus asiaticus isolate MX2 ecotype Aquarium Trade chromosome 3, UBuf_Myxa_2, whole genome shotgun sequence, the following proteins share a genomic window:
- the LOC127431197 gene encoding iron-sulfur cluster assembly 1 homolog, mitochondrial, with protein MSASIARATVRAVSRRKILPTRAALTMTPSAVNKVKQLLQDKTEYIGLKVGVRTRGCNGLTYTLDYTKEKDKSDEEVLQDGVRVFIEKKAQLTLLGTEMDFVETKLSSEFVFNNPNIKGTCGCGESFNI; from the exons ATGTCAGCCTCCATAGCACGGGCGACAGTAAGGGCGGTTAGCAGACGGAAGATATTGCCCACAAGAGCCGCTCTAACGATG ACACCTTCAGCTGTGAATAAAGTCAAACAGCTTTTACAGGATAAGACAGAATAT ATTGGCCTTAAGGTTGGTGTTCGAACCAGAGGTTGCAATGGCCTCACCTATACTCTTGACTACACCAAGGAGAAAGACAAATCAGATGAGGAGGTGCTGCAAGATG GTGTGAGGGTTTTCATTGAGAAGAAGGCACAGCTTACGTTGCTGGGCACAGAGATGGATTTTGTTGAAACAAAACTTTCCAGCGAGTTTGTATTCAACAATCCGAACATCAAAGGAACTTGTGGGTGTGGGGAAAGCTTCAACATATGA